The following coding sequences are from one Opitutales bacterium window:
- a CDS encoding helix-turn-helix domain-containing protein: protein MKVAIQAEYPPSGQIAFFSGLQQANRRLGTPLQILPLSLPQESIVQHPQLLDQIDAYAGSLIGEEWIAPHRNRVAQWIDLAQWSGLNETPSIGVDYEKIGAAAAQALAEHGALHGFLIAPETQARSRRLLAEARAATDIPFDTIPLLTRERLRETIAKLVPKSGIITLSDRAARIVCELARDLGRTLGEDLKVIGLGDEPEASMLAGVGIASFPIPYAEIGKAVVEGILHCRKESQLLAPGPLQVRESLAVRTGEPDTIGRIIAWMNAHLAANASLEDVARMHGMSRRTMELKFKQADRQSPNREWNALRIKQAKGLLVETDLRIVEIAERCGYSSQSRFTQAFTASTGSAPTVFRSG from the coding sequence ATGAAAGTCGCCATTCAGGCCGAATACCCGCCCAGTGGTCAAATTGCGTTCTTCTCTGGACTGCAACAGGCAAACCGAAGGCTAGGCACACCTCTCCAGATCTTACCCCTCAGCCTACCGCAAGAATCGATCGTCCAACACCCCCAATTACTCGACCAGATCGACGCCTACGCCGGCAGCCTCATCGGCGAAGAATGGATCGCCCCCCATCGCAATCGCGTCGCCCAATGGATCGACCTGGCCCAGTGGTCAGGCCTGAATGAAACACCTTCAATTGGAGTGGATTATGAGAAAATCGGAGCTGCCGCCGCCCAGGCACTCGCCGAGCATGGCGCCCTCCATGGATTTTTGATTGCGCCGGAAACACAAGCACGCAGTCGACGCCTCTTAGCCGAAGCACGCGCAGCGACGGACATCCCCTTTGATACCATTCCTCTGCTCACAAGAGAAAGACTGCGTGAGACGATCGCCAAGCTGGTTCCAAAATCTGGAATCATAACCCTTTCAGACAGAGCTGCCCGCATTGTATGCGAATTAGCGCGAGATCTGGGACGCACACTCGGGGAAGACCTCAAGGTAATCGGACTCGGCGATGAACCTGAGGCATCTATGCTAGCGGGAGTTGGCATAGCCAGTTTTCCAATTCCTTATGCAGAGATTGGGAAAGCAGTCGTCGAAGGCATCCTGCATTGCCGAAAGGAAAGTCAACTGCTTGCCCCTGGCCCCCTTCAAGTCCGTGAAAGTTTGGCTGTTCGAACAGGAGAACCGGATACCATTGGGCGTATTATCGCTTGGATGAACGCGCATCTCGCAGCCAATGCATCGCTCGAAGACGTCGCCCGCATGCATGGCATGTCCCGCCGCACCATGGAGCTGAAGTTCAAACAGGCAGACCGGCAAAGTCCTAATCGCGAATGGAATGCCTTACGGATCAAACAAGCGAAGGGGCTTCTCGTTGAAACTGACCTCCGCATCGTAGAAATCGCAGAACGCTGCGGGTACTCCAGCCAATCCCGATTCACACAGGCATTTACTGCCAGCACCGGGTCCGCTCCGACAGTATTTCGGAGCGGATAA
- the gmd gene encoding GDP-mannose 4,6-dehydratase, with the protein MKKALITGITGQDGSYLAELLLEKGYEVHGIIRRASTFNTSRIEHLYNDPHVHGTKLFLHYGDLADSVQMVKLLYDLEPDEIYNLGAQSHVRVSFDIPEYTGDVSGLSTVRILEAIREAGLVEKCRFYQASSSEMFGKVQEVPQTETTPFWPRSPYACAKVYAYWLTVNFRESYDLHASNGILFNHESPRRGETFVTRKITRAATRIKMGLQDKLFLGNLDAKRDWGYAKEYVEVMWMMLQQDKPDDYVCATNETHSVKEFVQETFALLDLDWEKYVDYDKRYDRPAEVDLLIGDPAKLKKQLDWEPKVKFKELVKIMVEADMQIARQELALQEAQAGL; encoded by the coding sequence ATGAAGAAAGCGCTGATCACCGGAATCACCGGGCAGGATGGATCTTACCTCGCAGAGTTGTTATTAGAGAAAGGCTACGAGGTGCACGGTATCATTCGTCGGGCTTCGACTTTTAATACCTCTCGGATTGAGCATCTCTACAATGACCCGCATGTGCATGGCACAAAACTGTTCCTGCACTATGGCGATCTGGCGGACTCGGTGCAGATGGTGAAGTTGCTCTACGATCTAGAACCTGATGAGATTTATAATTTAGGGGCCCAGTCTCACGTTCGTGTTTCTTTTGATATCCCCGAATATACGGGCGACGTTTCTGGCTTGTCGACGGTGCGTATATTGGAGGCGATCCGTGAAGCCGGACTTGTTGAGAAGTGTCGTTTCTACCAGGCATCGTCTTCCGAGATGTTTGGGAAAGTTCAGGAAGTGCCACAAACTGAAACAACACCCTTCTGGCCCCGCTCACCCTATGCTTGTGCGAAAGTCTATGCCTACTGGCTCACAGTGAATTTTCGTGAGTCTTACGACTTGCATGCCTCAAATGGTATCTTGTTTAACCACGAGTCTCCGCGCCGTGGTGAGACCTTTGTGACGCGGAAGATTACGCGTGCGGCGACGCGTATAAAGATGGGGCTTCAGGACAAGCTGTTTCTCGGCAATCTAGATGCAAAGCGTGACTGGGGGTATGCGAAGGAGTATGTCGAAGTGATGTGGATGATGCTCCAACAGGATAAGCCGGATGACTATGTATGTGCGACGAATGAGACGCACTCTGTTAAGGAATTCGTCCAAGAGACCTTTGCTCTGCTCGATCTCGATTGGGAAAAATATGTCGACTACGACAAGCGCTATGACCGTCCGGCTGAAGTGGACTTGTTGATCGGCGATCCGGCTAAGCTGAAGAAGCAGCTTGATTGGGAGCCCAAGGTGAAGTTCAAAGAGTTGGTCAAAATCATGGTTGAAGCCGATATGCAAATCGCTCGTCAGGAGCTTGCGTTGCAAGAGGCTCAAGCGGGTTTGTAG
- a CDS encoding GDP-L-fucose synthase, whose protein sequence is MDSGTKIYVSGHCGMVGGAICRSLQRQGMGEVVTRTRQELDLLSAQAVDAFIAEEKPEVVVIAAARVGGIHANNTYPAEFLHENLAIAHHLIHSSYVHGVERLLFLGSSCIYPKLAPQPMSEDALLTGPLESTNEAYAIAKITGLKLCEFYRKQYGVTYHSAMPTNLYGPGDNYHPENSHVLPALIRRFYEAAQQNAEEVVLWGTGTPLREFLHADDCADAMVYLLQLEDPPDLVNVGSGVEITIRDLAELVADVVGYKGKLIQDISKPDGTPRKLMDNRLINDLGWSPSYDLRSGIEHAFEDFKRLSVSGSFRER, encoded by the coding sequence ATGGATTCTGGAACAAAAATCTACGTCTCGGGCCACTGTGGCATGGTAGGCGGTGCGATTTGTCGCTCATTACAGCGTCAAGGCATGGGCGAGGTGGTCACGCGCACGCGGCAAGAGTTGGACTTGTTGAGCGCCCAGGCGGTTGACGCCTTCATCGCGGAAGAAAAGCCCGAAGTGGTTGTGATCGCGGCGGCGCGTGTGGGGGGGATTCATGCCAATAATACTTACCCGGCTGAGTTCCTACACGAGAATCTTGCCATCGCGCACCACCTGATTCACAGCAGTTATGTGCATGGGGTAGAGCGCCTTCTGTTTTTGGGAAGTTCCTGTATTTATCCTAAGTTGGCACCTCAACCGATGTCGGAGGATGCTTTGCTGACTGGGCCTTTGGAATCTACAAACGAGGCCTACGCGATCGCAAAGATTACAGGCCTAAAGCTGTGTGAGTTTTACCGGAAGCAATATGGAGTGACTTATCACTCTGCGATGCCCACGAACCTTTATGGCCCGGGTGATAATTATCACCCAGAAAACAGCCATGTCCTGCCTGCATTGATTCGCCGTTTCTATGAAGCGGCTCAACAAAACGCTGAGGAAGTGGTGCTCTGGGGAACGGGGACCCCACTCCGCGAGTTTCTGCATGCGGACGACTGCGCAGATGCGATGGTTTATCTGCTCCAGCTCGAAGATCCACCAGACCTGGTCAATGTGGGGAGTGGCGTCGAAATTACTATTCGTGATCTGGCTGAGCTCGTTGCCGACGTCGTGGGCTACAAGGGTAAGCTCATTCAGGATATTTCGAAGCCTGATGGCACGCCGCGCAAGCTCATGGATAACCGCCTTATCAATGACTTGGGTTGGTCGCCCAGCTACGATTTGCGATCGGGTATCGAGCACGCTTTTGAGGATTTTAAGCGGCTGAGTGTGAGTGGTTCATTTCGGGAGCGGTAG
- a CDS encoding SulP family inorganic anion transporter has translation MLKILGGLDWFPIRKTLARYNGEKFSGDIRAGINVALLAFPQGMAYALIAGLPIQYGIYGSAIATLIGCLFAKSHFITLGPTNATSVLLALTFGGLALTDEEKLVYLPTLVAMVGIVLVIGALLRVASLIQFISRTVVTGYITAAAAYIIGNQIRTALGFSFGPDQKPKSFIDVVHYTAINLPNTHMPTLALSAIAFVLVFLLRRYFRALSNVAITLVVMSLVALGFKQGGLELVYLEGIDASQWPVSFPSFNYDIVVGMFSAALTIALLAVLEGTSIGKSLAAKAGSRVDTSQEMFSMGMSNIGCSIFSGMPASGSLTRSVLNIESGARTPLGAWYSGAIVAVGAFLLGQYIGYIPRAALAVVVVFIGISLINLDHIKMVMKSRKEDAIVFLVTVIIGLVIKLDLAIYLGSAVSIGLFLRQVARPEFSEYAFSDSGELKELRDEGRPMPEISIVHVEGDIFFGAAELFRDQMRRISEDPNLKIIILKTRNARNLDASAMMALHELITVMNEAGRYLVVCEATQEIARLLRNSGVIDLLEERNLIMDDVENPTLSAAMALKRAQEQLGEWAKDAKVSVYVGEKEFTV, from the coding sequence CTGCTTAAGATTCTCGGAGGGTTAGATTGGTTTCCTATTCGCAAGACCTTAGCGCGCTACAATGGGGAAAAGTTTAGTGGCGACATCCGTGCCGGTATTAATGTGGCCTTGCTCGCTTTCCCACAAGGTATGGCCTATGCGCTGATTGCTGGGCTTCCTATCCAATACGGCATTTATGGCTCCGCAATCGCGACTTTGATCGGCTGTCTGTTCGCAAAGTCTCACTTCATCACTTTGGGCCCAACAAATGCGACTTCGGTTCTGTTGGCCCTCACCTTTGGCGGACTGGCTCTGACAGATGAAGAGAAGTTGGTCTATTTGCCGACGCTGGTCGCGATGGTAGGCATTGTCTTGGTCATTGGTGCTCTGTTGCGGGTCGCCAGCCTGATTCAATTTATTTCTAGGACTGTAGTCACTGGTTATATAACGGCAGCAGCGGCCTACATTATCGGAAACCAAATCCGAACGGCGCTTGGGTTCTCATTTGGACCGGACCAGAAGCCAAAGTCGTTCATCGACGTGGTTCATTACACGGCAATAAATCTACCCAACACGCACATGCCGACCTTGGCACTCAGTGCGATCGCGTTTGTCCTCGTCTTTTTATTACGTCGCTATTTCCGAGCATTGTCGAATGTGGCAATTACTCTGGTAGTCATGTCATTGGTTGCCTTGGGTTTCAAGCAAGGTGGTCTGGAGTTAGTCTATTTGGAAGGTATTGATGCCTCGCAGTGGCCGGTAAGTTTTCCGAGTTTCAACTACGATATCGTGGTCGGAATGTTTTCCGCCGCGCTCACTATTGCGCTGTTAGCCGTCCTAGAGGGCACTTCGATTGGCAAGAGCTTAGCGGCGAAAGCAGGTAGCCGTGTCGATACGAGCCAAGAGATGTTTTCTATGGGTATGTCCAATATTGGCTGCTCGATTTTCTCGGGAATGCCGGCTTCGGGCTCACTGACACGATCGGTGTTGAATATTGAAAGCGGCGCGCGCACACCGCTGGGTGCCTGGTATAGCGGTGCAATTGTGGCGGTCGGAGCCTTTCTCTTGGGTCAATATATTGGCTATATTCCTCGTGCGGCCTTGGCTGTCGTCGTTGTTTTTATCGGGATCAGTCTAATTAATCTGGATCATATCAAAATGGTGATGAAGTCGCGTAAGGAGGATGCTATCGTGTTTCTCGTTACGGTGATTATCGGTTTGGTGATCAAGCTCGATCTAGCCATCTATCTAGGATCGGCTGTATCCATCGGCTTATTTCTACGACAGGTGGCACGACCTGAGTTCAGCGAGTATGCCTTCTCGGACTCGGGTGAGTTGAAGGAGCTGCGCGACGAGGGTCGCCCCATGCCAGAAATCTCGATCGTGCATGTTGAAGGGGATATCTTTTTCGGTGCCGCTGAGCTATTTCGTGATCAAATGCGCCGGATTTCTGAAGATCCGAATCTCAAAATCATTATCCTGAAAACGCGTAATGCTCGTAATCTCGACGCTTCGGCGATGATGGCTCTGCATGAGCTCATCACAGTCATGAACGAGGCCGGCCGTTACCTTGTCGTGTGTGAGGCGACCCAGGAGATAGCGCGCTTACTTCGAAATTCTGGGGTGATCGATCTGTTGGAGGAGCGCAACCTGATCATGGATGATGTGGAAAATCCGACTTTGTCGGCGGCTATGGCACTCAAACGCGCTCAGGAACAACTCGGCGAGTGGGCAAAAGATGCTAAAGTATCTGTGTACGTAGGCGAGAAGGAGTTTACGGTCTAA